The following proteins come from a genomic window of Trichoplusia ni isolate ovarian cell line Hi5 unplaced genomic scaffold, tn1 tig00002187, whole genome shotgun sequence:
- the LOC113507480 gene encoding uncharacterized protein LOC113507480 — MTAVKGVKDGKALGPGEIPGEVWKVLKYEGYVWLTLFFNKLLHEEDIPQEWCTSSQVPIFKNKGRGTIDAIFALRQLCAKNRRAHKTLHMLFIDLEKAYDRVPREVLWWAMKEKCVPGKVGIKPDIQEEAPWCMLFADDIVLVGENGPEIQSRLEVWQQKLESVGLKISRTKTEYMFCDFGGLSSPEAIKLDGVRLPVCSDFRYLGSFIQSDGEIDRAVKHRSNAGWMKWWQVTGTICDPHIPLKFKGKIYKTIVRPAVLYESECWATKGMNE; from the exons ATGACAGCAGTTAAAGGCGTGAAAGATGGTAAGGCTTTGGGACCGGGTGAAATACCAGGTGAGGTATGGAAGGTGCTAAAGTATGAAGGATATGTGTGGCTGACTTTGTTCTTCAATAAGTTGTTGCATGAAGAAGACATCCCACAAGAATGGTGTACTAGCTCGCAAGTGCccatcttcaaaaataaag GTCGAGGGACAATAGATGCCATCTTTGCACTTCGCCAACTGTGCGCGAAGAACAGACGTGCGCACAAGACTTTGCACATGTTATTCATTGACCTCGAGAAAGCTTATGATAGGGTGCCTCGTGAAGTGTTATGGTGGGCTATGAAAGAGAAATGTGTGCCTGGAAA GGTCGGCATTAAGCCAGACATACAGGAAGAGGCACCCTGGTGCATGCTGTTTGCCGATGACATTGTTCTGGTTGGGGAAAATGGACCCGAGATCCAGAGCAGATTGGAGGTGTGGCAACAGAAGCTGGAGAGTGTTGGCTTGAAAATCAGCAGAACTAAGACAGAATACATGTTCTGCGATTTCGGCGGTCTCTCCAGTCCTGAAGCTATAAAGCTTGATGGTGTGCGCCTTCCAGTCTGCTCCGACTTCCGGTATCTTGGTTCATTTATTCAGAGCGATGGCGAAATAGATCGGGCGGTTAAGCACCGAAGTAACGCAGGATGGATGAAATGGTGGCAGGTAACGGGAACGATTTGTGACCCCcacattccccttaaatttaaggggaagatctataagaccattgTCAGACCTGCTGTTTTGTATGAATCAGAGTGCTGGGCAacaaaagggatgaatgaatga